One genomic region from Lycium ferocissimum isolate CSIRO_LF1 unplaced genomic scaffold, AGI_CSIRO_Lferr_CH_V1 ctg5396, whole genome shotgun sequence encodes:
- the LOC132044889 gene encoding subtilisin-like protease 4, with protein MMFLKSCLVFCMISCLSWPTIQSPLETYIVQVESTESQISTQSLSDQDLESWYLSFLPNTIATTSSNEEVPRLAYSYRNVMKGFAARLSAEQVKEMEKKTGFISAWPERILSLHTTHTPSFLGLQLNTGFWRDSNYGKGVIIGVLDSGISPDHPSFSDEGMPPPPAKWKGKCESNFTTKCNNKLIGARSYIQDNPSPIDDDGHGTHTASTAAGGFVKGANVYGNANGTAVGVAPLAHLAIYKVCDASGCPDSNILAAMDAAIDDGVDILSLSLGGFTSPFHNDPIALGAFSATERGILVSCSAGNSGPYNNSVANEAPWILTVGASTLDRKIKATVQLGNKQEIEGESAFHPKAFNSTFFPLYEPGKGEREFTEGSYCQDGLAYTSNGGKIVLCQVGGGITRVAKGQVVKDSGGVGMIIINDPENGFTTSADAHVLPALDVTYADGMKILAYMNSTNKPVARITFQGTIIGDKNAPVVAGFSSRGPSTASPGILKPDIIGPGVNILAAWPTSVENNTNTKSTFNIISGTSMSCPHLSGVAALLKSAHPAWSPAAIKSAIMTTADTINLANNPILDERLLPTNIFAVGAGHVNPSRANDPGLIYDTQFKSYLPYLCGLNYTNREVRDLLQRKVNCSEVKSIPEAQLNYPSFSIILGVNSQTYTRTVTNVGEAKSAYNVEIFSPPGVSVNVKPSTLKFSKLNQKLTYQVTFSKTTNNSNSTVVQGFLKWISNRHSVRSPIAVVLV; from the coding sequence ATGATGTTCTTGAAGTCCTGTCTTGTTTTTTGCATGATTAGTTGTTTATCATGGCCAACTATTCAGAGCCCTTTAGAGACTTATATAGTTCAAGTTGAATCTACAGAAAGCCAAATTTCCACTCAATCTTTATCAGATCAGGATCTAGAGAGTTGGTATCTTTCATTTTTGCCAAATACCATAGCAACCACAAGCTCAAATGAAGAAGTGCCGCGTTTAGCATATTCATATCGCAACGTGATGAAAGGGTTTGCTGCAAGATTATCAGCGGAGCAAGTGAAAGAAATGGAGAAGAAAACGGGCTTCATATCTGCGTGGCCGGAGAGGATATTGTCCTTACACACTACGCATACTCCGAGTTTTCTTGGATTGCAACTGAACACGGGTTTCTGGAGGGATTCCAACTATGGTAAAGGTGTGATCATTGGAGTCTTGGACAGTGGAATTTCTCCTGACCATCCTTCATTTAGCGACGAAGGGATGCCTCCACCGCCTGCTAAATGGAAGGGCAAATGTGAATCAAATTTCACTACAAAGTGTAACAACAAGCTCATTGGTGCGAGATCTTACATACAAGACAATCCTTCGCCAATAGATGATGATGGACATGGCACTCACACGGCCAGCACAGCTGCCGGAGGTTTTGTGAAGGGTGCCAATGTGTATGGGAATGCTAATGGCACTGCAGTTGGGGTTGCCCCTCTTGCGCATTTAGCCATCTATAAGGTTTGTGACGCTTCTGGTTGCCCAGACAGTAACATTTTAGCTGCCATGGATGCAGCCATTGATGATGGTGTTGATATCCTATCCCTTTCCCTTGGTGGATTTACTAGTCCCTTCCATAATGACCCCATTGCGCTTGGTGCATTTAGTGCAACCGAAAGAGGCATTCTTGTGAGTTGCTCTGCAGGCAATAGTGGTCCATACAATAATTCTGTTGCAAACGAAGCCCCATGGATTCTGACAGTAGGTGCAAGCACTCTTGATAGGAAAATTAAAGCAACCGTTCAACTCGGAAACAAACAAGAAATCGAGGGTGAATCAGCTTTCCATCCAAAGGCTTTCAACTCAACATTCTTTCCTCTGTATGAACCTGGAAAAGGTGAACGTGAATTTACCGAAGGCTCTTATTGCCAAGATGGGTTAGCGTACACTTCTAATGGAGGCAAAATAGTTTTGTGCCAGGTAGGTGGTGGTATTACAAGGGTTGCAAAAGGACAAGTCGTAAAGGATTCTGGAGGTGTTGGCATGATTATTATCAATGATCCAGAAAACGGTTTCACAACATCAGCCGATGCTCACGTCCTTCCTGCCTTGGATGTTACTTATGCAGATGGAATGAAAATTCTTGCCTACATGAATTCAACAAATAAACCTGTTGCCCGGATTACTTTCCAAGGAACTATAATAGGAGATAAAAATGCTCCTGTGGTTGCTGGATTTTCTTCTAGAGGACCAAGCACGGCTAGTCCTGGAATACTGAAGCCGGACATTATTGGTCCTGGTGTTAACATTCTTGCTGCTTGGCCTACCTCCGTGGAGAACAACACAAACACAAAATCTACCTTCAATATTATTTCCGGCACATCCATGTCTTGTCCTCACCTGAGTGGAGTAGCAGCATTGCTAAAAAGCGCTCACCCCGCTTGGTCTCCAGCAGCCATTAAGTCAGCAATCATGACAACTGCTGATACAATAAACCTCGCCAACAATCCCATCCTAGATGAAAGGCTACTTCCTACAAATATCTTTGCGGTTGGTGCAGGACACGTCAATCCGTCAAGAGCAAATGATCCAGGACTAATTTATGATACCCAATTCAAGAGCTACTTACCTTATTTGTGTGGTTTGAATTACACAAATCGAGAGGTTCGAGACCTTCTTCAACGCAAGGTGAATTGCTCGGAAGTGAAAAGTATTCCTGAAGCACAACTAAATTATccttcattttccatcatactCGGAGTGAATTCTCAAACATACACAAGAACAGTGACTAATGTCGGAGAGGCTAAATCAGCTTATAATGTGGAGATTTTTTCACCACCAGGAGTTTCCGTGAATGTTAAGCCGTCTACTCTAAAATTCTCCAAGTTGAACCAGAAGTTGACATACCAAGTGACTTTTtccaaaacaaccaacaactcCAACAGTACTGTAGTTCAAGGATTCTTGAAATGGATTAGTAATAGGCACTCTGTAAGAAGTCCAATTGCAGTTGTGCTAGTCTAG
- the LOC132044888 gene encoding uncharacterized protein LOC132044888: protein MADTSKLHPATTVTNIKSCIPIVLDYEGSQYNNWATLFKLHCRANLVIDHILPPASPTVPPLATTAENLATKALWERLDDIVRQWIYGTISNDLLNTIIHQEDTAAEA from the coding sequence ATGGCTGACACCTCCAAGTTGCATCCTGCGACTACAGTCACCAATATCAAATCATGCATTCCTATTGTTCTTGACTATGAAGGCAGCCAATACAACAACTGGGCTACCCTCTTCAAGCTCCATTGCCGAGCAAACTTGGTGATCGACCATATACTACCTCCTGCCTCCCCCACCGTGCCACCACTGGCAACGACAGCCGAGAATCTTGCTACGAAAGCTCTATGGGAACGGCTAGATGACATTGTTCGTCAATGGATATATGGTACCATATCGAATGATCTTCTCAACACGATCATTCATCAAGAGGACACTGCAGCCGAGGCATGA